Proteins encoded together in one Pseudomonas sp. ADAK13 window:
- the kdpF gene encoding K(+)-transporting ATPase subunit F has translation MSVLDGVSLLLAVALFIYLLVALLRADRN, from the coding sequence ATGAGCGTTCTGGACGGGGTGTCACTGCTGTTGGCTGTGGCGCTGTTCATTTATCTGCTGGTTGCGCTGTTACGCGCGGATCGGAACTAG